Proteins encoded by one window of Betaproteobacteria bacterium:
- a CDS encoding HNH nuclease family protein — translation MSRLKAGPDYARLDRVVAEARRAGEERAQSYRERALRIYPWVCGRCGREFGHVNLQLLEVHHRDHNHDNNPPDGSNWELLCTYCHENEHQRCLVEQGRKPESPTLGGVAPALHQPFADLKARLKTRGPS, via the coding sequence CCAGGCTCAAGGCCGGACCCGACTACGCCCGACTCGACCGGGTCGTCGCCGAAGCGCGGCGCGCGGGCGAAGAGCGCGCCCAGAGTTACCGCGAGCGTGCACTGAGGATTTACCCGTGGGTATGCGGCCGTTGCGGCCGCGAGTTTGGTCACGTCAACCTGCAACTGCTGGAGGTCCATCACCGTGACCACAACCACGACAACAACCCGCCCGACGGCAGCAACTGGGAACTCCTGTGCACCTATTGCCACGAGAATGAGCACCAACGCTGCCTCGTCGAGCAAGGCCGGAAGCCGGAGTCGCCAACGCTCGGGGGAGTCGCTCCGGCGTTACACCAACCCTTCGCCGATTTGAAAGCCCGTCTCAAGACGAGAGGTCCAAGCTAA